From Anomalospiza imberbis isolate Cuckoo-Finch-1a 21T00152 chromosome 6, ASM3175350v1, whole genome shotgun sequence, one genomic window encodes:
- the ANGEL1 gene encoding protein angel homolog 1 isoform X2: MDLNLQTPEYSRPDAFFTYRKNVLLAKSPSTQIEGVFAATRGRSVPEEQEALLQQWLEEGVGNLPASESVPAVRRVSVSLTSDWLEGSELLMTSLSDLNTSPEVTQCADQQHSELNALASSELQDRAVAELPRLPSEETVTVAGSAPWAAVVPQTDHQTAGCAGINVEVLNDDPAVLAWSLACDAETMPPVLPAQPIQDAVTFYPVPTEVPYHEILWRDWEDLSVQPLKQVSKNTPLFEFRVMSYNILAQDLVEQGLDLYVHCDPDILNWSYRLPNLLQEIQHWDPDVLCLQEVQENHYWEQLEPTFKEMGFACFYKRRTGTKTDGCAVCYKRSRFQLISLSPIEYFRPGLDVLNRDNVGLVLLLQPVLPEGLDLKAVSPLCVANTHVLFNPRRGDIKLAQVALLLAEIDKIARTTEDSYYPVILCGDLNSVPDSPLYKFIRNGELSYHGMPAWKVSGQEDFSQQLYSRKLLAPLWPSSLGVTDKCQYVTLCQPKKPGRREYSRDFLLQFRFCDVACERPPQLVLLEGVTDAKPDRPAHWPKPAAMVKDPDPQPFIPRCSGVIQHGLNLTSVYSHFLPQRGRPEVTTMPMGLGATVDYIFYSAEPVESKAGRRLYKDGALKLLGRLSLLSEDVLLMANGLPNPFCSSDHLCLLASFGLEISSLRES; the protein is encoded by the exons ATGGATCTCAACTTGCAAACGCCAGAGTACTCACGGCCAG ATGCTTTCTTTACCTATCGAAAGAATGTGCTTCTGGCGAAGAGCCCGTCCACCCAGATAGAAGGTGTCTTTGCTGCAACCAGAGGAAGATCAGTCCCAGAAGAGCAAGAAGCCCTTCTCCAGCAGTGGCTGGAGGAAGGAGTAGGGAATTTGCCAGCCAGTGAGAGTGTTCCAGCGGTGAGGAGAGTATCAGTTTCACTCACTAGTGACTGGTTAGAAGGTTCAGAGCTATTGATGACCAGCCTCAGTGACCTGAATACATCCCCGGAAGTCACCCAGTGTGCTGATCAGCAGCACTCAGAACTAAATGCCTTGGCTTCTTCAGAACTGCAAGATCGTGCAGTGGCTGAGCTGCCAAGATTACCATCAGAGGAAACAGTGACTGTAGCAGGCAGTGCCCCTTGGGCAGCTGTGGTGCCACAGACAGATCACCAGacagctggctgtgctggtaTCAACGTGGAAGTGCTGAATGATGACCCAGCTGTGCTGGCCTGGAGTTTAGCATGTGATGCAGAGACAATgccaccagtgctcccagcccagcccattcAGGATGCGGTGACGTTTTATCCTGTCCCAACAGAGGTGCCCTACCATG AGATCTTATGGAGAGACTGGGAGGATCTTTCTGTCCAACCCTTAAAGCAGGTCTCAAAAAACACTCCCCTCTTTGAATTTCGAGTCATGTCTTACAACATCCTTGCCCAGGACCTGGTGGAGCAGGGTCTTGATCTCTATGTACACTGTGATCCAGACATCCTGAACTGGAGCTACCGCCTTCCAAACCTTTTGCAGGAGATCCAGCATTGGGATCCTGAT GTTCTGTGTCTCCAGGAGGTGCAAGAGAACCATtactgggagcaactggaaccaaCATTCAAGGAGATGG GCTTTGCTTGCTTCTATAAACGGAGAACCGGGACGAAGACCGATGGATGTGCAGTGTGCTATAAGCGCAGCAGGTTCCAGCTGATCAGTCTCAGCCCCATAGAATACTTCCGGCCTGGCCTGGACGTCCTCAACCGGGATAACGTGGgcttggtgctgctgctgcagcctgtgctccCAGAAGGTCTAGATCTGAAGGCAGTCAGTCCTTTGTGTGTGGCCAATACTCATGTGTTGTTTAACCCCCGTCGAGGAGATATCAAACTGGCCCAGGTGGCCTTGCTGCTAGCAGAGATTGACAAAATTGCAAGAACTACTGAAGACAGCTACTATCCTGTCATCTTGTGTGGAGACCTGAACTCTGTACCTGATTCTCCACTCTACAAATTCATCCGGAATGGTGAACTTTCCTACCATGGGATGCCAGCCTGGAAG GTGTCTGGTCAGGAAGACTTTTCCCAACAATTGTATTCACGGAAGCTGCTGGCTCCACTGTGGCCAAGTTCACTGGGTGTTACAGACAAGTGCCAGTATGTCACCCTGTGTCAGCCAAAGAAACCTG GGAGACGTGAATACAGCCGTGACTTCCTGCTGCAGTTCCGCTTTTGCGATGTTGCCTGTGAACGACCACCACAGCTGGTCCTCCTGGAAGGTGTGACAGATGCTAAACCAG ACCGCCCTGCACACTGGCCCAAGCCTGCTGCCATGGTGAAAGACCCTGATCCCCAGCCATTCATCCCAAG GTGTTCAGGTGTTATCCAGCATGGCCTCAACCTGACCTCTGTCTACAGCCACTTCTTGCCACAGAGGGGACGCCCAGAGGTCACAACAATGCCcatggggcttggagccactGTTGATTACATTTTCTACTCAGCAGAGCCTGTGGAGAGCAAGGCAG GTCGCAGGCTGTACAAGGATGGAGCCCTGAAGCTGCTTGGCcgtctttctcttctctctgaaGATGTCCTCTTGATGGCAAATGGCTTACCAAATCCTTTTTGTTCATCTGATCATCTCTGCCTGCTGGCTAGCTTTGGCTTGGAGATCTCCAGCCTCAGAGAGAGTTAG
- the ANGEL1 gene encoding protein angel homolog 1 isoform X1, with amino-acid sequence MIGTVLCYVLLPAARLLQALRDAFFTYRKNVLLAKSPSTQIEGVFAATRGRSVPEEQEALLQQWLEEGVGNLPASESVPAVRRVSVSLTSDWLEGSELLMTSLSDLNTSPEVTQCADQQHSELNALASSELQDRAVAELPRLPSEETVTVAGSAPWAAVVPQTDHQTAGCAGINVEVLNDDPAVLAWSLACDAETMPPVLPAQPIQDAVTFYPVPTEVPYHEILWRDWEDLSVQPLKQVSKNTPLFEFRVMSYNILAQDLVEQGLDLYVHCDPDILNWSYRLPNLLQEIQHWDPDVLCLQEVQENHYWEQLEPTFKEMGFACFYKRRTGTKTDGCAVCYKRSRFQLISLSPIEYFRPGLDVLNRDNVGLVLLLQPVLPEGLDLKAVSPLCVANTHVLFNPRRGDIKLAQVALLLAEIDKIARTTEDSYYPVILCGDLNSVPDSPLYKFIRNGELSYHGMPAWKVSGQEDFSQQLYSRKLLAPLWPSSLGVTDKCQYVTLCQPKKPGRREYSRDFLLQFRFCDVACERPPQLVLLEGVTDAKPDRPAHWPKPAAMVKDPDPQPFIPRCSGVIQHGLNLTSVYSHFLPQRGRPEVTTMPMGLGATVDYIFYSAEPVESKAGRRLYKDGALKLLGRLSLLSEDVLLMANGLPNPFCSSDHLCLLASFGLEISSLRES; translated from the exons aTGATCGGCACCGTGCTCTGCTACGTGCTGTTGCCGGCGGCGCggctcctccaggccctccGAG ATGCTTTCTTTACCTATCGAAAGAATGTGCTTCTGGCGAAGAGCCCGTCCACCCAGATAGAAGGTGTCTTTGCTGCAACCAGAGGAAGATCAGTCCCAGAAGAGCAAGAAGCCCTTCTCCAGCAGTGGCTGGAGGAAGGAGTAGGGAATTTGCCAGCCAGTGAGAGTGTTCCAGCGGTGAGGAGAGTATCAGTTTCACTCACTAGTGACTGGTTAGAAGGTTCAGAGCTATTGATGACCAGCCTCAGTGACCTGAATACATCCCCGGAAGTCACCCAGTGTGCTGATCAGCAGCACTCAGAACTAAATGCCTTGGCTTCTTCAGAACTGCAAGATCGTGCAGTGGCTGAGCTGCCAAGATTACCATCAGAGGAAACAGTGACTGTAGCAGGCAGTGCCCCTTGGGCAGCTGTGGTGCCACAGACAGATCACCAGacagctggctgtgctggtaTCAACGTGGAAGTGCTGAATGATGACCCAGCTGTGCTGGCCTGGAGTTTAGCATGTGATGCAGAGACAATgccaccagtgctcccagcccagcccattcAGGATGCGGTGACGTTTTATCCTGTCCCAACAGAGGTGCCCTACCATG AGATCTTATGGAGAGACTGGGAGGATCTTTCTGTCCAACCCTTAAAGCAGGTCTCAAAAAACACTCCCCTCTTTGAATTTCGAGTCATGTCTTACAACATCCTTGCCCAGGACCTGGTGGAGCAGGGTCTTGATCTCTATGTACACTGTGATCCAGACATCCTGAACTGGAGCTACCGCCTTCCAAACCTTTTGCAGGAGATCCAGCATTGGGATCCTGAT GTTCTGTGTCTCCAGGAGGTGCAAGAGAACCATtactgggagcaactggaaccaaCATTCAAGGAGATGG GCTTTGCTTGCTTCTATAAACGGAGAACCGGGACGAAGACCGATGGATGTGCAGTGTGCTATAAGCGCAGCAGGTTCCAGCTGATCAGTCTCAGCCCCATAGAATACTTCCGGCCTGGCCTGGACGTCCTCAACCGGGATAACGTGGgcttggtgctgctgctgcagcctgtgctccCAGAAGGTCTAGATCTGAAGGCAGTCAGTCCTTTGTGTGTGGCCAATACTCATGTGTTGTTTAACCCCCGTCGAGGAGATATCAAACTGGCCCAGGTGGCCTTGCTGCTAGCAGAGATTGACAAAATTGCAAGAACTACTGAAGACAGCTACTATCCTGTCATCTTGTGTGGAGACCTGAACTCTGTACCTGATTCTCCACTCTACAAATTCATCCGGAATGGTGAACTTTCCTACCATGGGATGCCAGCCTGGAAG GTGTCTGGTCAGGAAGACTTTTCCCAACAATTGTATTCACGGAAGCTGCTGGCTCCACTGTGGCCAAGTTCACTGGGTGTTACAGACAAGTGCCAGTATGTCACCCTGTGTCAGCCAAAGAAACCTG GGAGACGTGAATACAGCCGTGACTTCCTGCTGCAGTTCCGCTTTTGCGATGTTGCCTGTGAACGACCACCACAGCTGGTCCTCCTGGAAGGTGTGACAGATGCTAAACCAG ACCGCCCTGCACACTGGCCCAAGCCTGCTGCCATGGTGAAAGACCCTGATCCCCAGCCATTCATCCCAAG GTGTTCAGGTGTTATCCAGCATGGCCTCAACCTGACCTCTGTCTACAGCCACTTCTTGCCACAGAGGGGACGCCCAGAGGTCACAACAATGCCcatggggcttggagccactGTTGATTACATTTTCTACTCAGCAGAGCCTGTGGAGAGCAAGGCAG GTCGCAGGCTGTACAAGGATGGAGCCCTGAAGCTGCTTGGCcgtctttctcttctctctgaaGATGTCCTCTTGATGGCAAATGGCTTACCAAATCCTTTTTGTTCATCTGATCATCTCTGCCTGCTGGCTAGCTTTGGCTTGGAGATCTCCAGCCTCAGAGAGAGTTAG
- the ANGEL1 gene encoding protein angel homolog 1 isoform X3, with product MIGTVLCYVLLPAARLLQALRDAFFTYRKNVLLAKSPSTQIEGVFAATRGRSVPEEQEALLQQWLEEGVGNLPASESVPAVRRVSVSLTSDWLEGSELLMTSLSDLNTSPEVTQCADQQHSELNALASSELQDRAVAELPRLPSEETVTVAGSAPWAAVVPQTDHQTAGCAGINVEVLNDDPAVLAWSLACDAETMPPVLPAQPIQDAVTFYPVPTEVPYHEILWRDWEDLSVQPLKQVSKNTPLFEFRVMSYNILAQDLVEQGLDLYVHCDPDILNWSYRLPNLLQEIQHWDPDVLCLQEVQENHYWEQLEPTFKEMGFACFYKRRTGTKTDGCAVCYKRSRFQLISLSPIEYFRPGLDVLNRDNVGLVLLLQPVLPEGLDLKAVSPLCVANTHVLFNPRRGDIKLAQVALLLAEIDKIARTTEDSYYPVILCGDLNSVPDSPLYKFIRNGELSYHGMPAWKVSGQEDFSQQLYSRKLLAPLWPSSLGVTDKCQYVTLCQPKKPGRREYSRDFLLQFRFCDVACERPPQLVLLEGVTDAKPDRPAHWPKPAAMVKDPDPQPFIPRCSGVIQHGLNLTSVYSHFLPQRGRPEVTTMPMGLGATVDYIFYSAEPVESKAGQTLLFQRRMCLKQKSWSLGKNCLL from the exons aTGATCGGCACCGTGCTCTGCTACGTGCTGTTGCCGGCGGCGCggctcctccaggccctccGAG ATGCTTTCTTTACCTATCGAAAGAATGTGCTTCTGGCGAAGAGCCCGTCCACCCAGATAGAAGGTGTCTTTGCTGCAACCAGAGGAAGATCAGTCCCAGAAGAGCAAGAAGCCCTTCTCCAGCAGTGGCTGGAGGAAGGAGTAGGGAATTTGCCAGCCAGTGAGAGTGTTCCAGCGGTGAGGAGAGTATCAGTTTCACTCACTAGTGACTGGTTAGAAGGTTCAGAGCTATTGATGACCAGCCTCAGTGACCTGAATACATCCCCGGAAGTCACCCAGTGTGCTGATCAGCAGCACTCAGAACTAAATGCCTTGGCTTCTTCAGAACTGCAAGATCGTGCAGTGGCTGAGCTGCCAAGATTACCATCAGAGGAAACAGTGACTGTAGCAGGCAGTGCCCCTTGGGCAGCTGTGGTGCCACAGACAGATCACCAGacagctggctgtgctggtaTCAACGTGGAAGTGCTGAATGATGACCCAGCTGTGCTGGCCTGGAGTTTAGCATGTGATGCAGAGACAATgccaccagtgctcccagcccagcccattcAGGATGCGGTGACGTTTTATCCTGTCCCAACAGAGGTGCCCTACCATG AGATCTTATGGAGAGACTGGGAGGATCTTTCTGTCCAACCCTTAAAGCAGGTCTCAAAAAACACTCCCCTCTTTGAATTTCGAGTCATGTCTTACAACATCCTTGCCCAGGACCTGGTGGAGCAGGGTCTTGATCTCTATGTACACTGTGATCCAGACATCCTGAACTGGAGCTACCGCCTTCCAAACCTTTTGCAGGAGATCCAGCATTGGGATCCTGAT GTTCTGTGTCTCCAGGAGGTGCAAGAGAACCATtactgggagcaactggaaccaaCATTCAAGGAGATGG GCTTTGCTTGCTTCTATAAACGGAGAACCGGGACGAAGACCGATGGATGTGCAGTGTGCTATAAGCGCAGCAGGTTCCAGCTGATCAGTCTCAGCCCCATAGAATACTTCCGGCCTGGCCTGGACGTCCTCAACCGGGATAACGTGGgcttggtgctgctgctgcagcctgtgctccCAGAAGGTCTAGATCTGAAGGCAGTCAGTCCTTTGTGTGTGGCCAATACTCATGTGTTGTTTAACCCCCGTCGAGGAGATATCAAACTGGCCCAGGTGGCCTTGCTGCTAGCAGAGATTGACAAAATTGCAAGAACTACTGAAGACAGCTACTATCCTGTCATCTTGTGTGGAGACCTGAACTCTGTACCTGATTCTCCACTCTACAAATTCATCCGGAATGGTGAACTTTCCTACCATGGGATGCCAGCCTGGAAG GTGTCTGGTCAGGAAGACTTTTCCCAACAATTGTATTCACGGAAGCTGCTGGCTCCACTGTGGCCAAGTTCACTGGGTGTTACAGACAAGTGCCAGTATGTCACCCTGTGTCAGCCAAAGAAACCTG GGAGACGTGAATACAGCCGTGACTTCCTGCTGCAGTTCCGCTTTTGCGATGTTGCCTGTGAACGACCACCACAGCTGGTCCTCCTGGAAGGTGTGACAGATGCTAAACCAG ACCGCCCTGCACACTGGCCCAAGCCTGCTGCCATGGTGAAAGACCCTGATCCCCAGCCATTCATCCCAAG GTGTTCAGGTGTTATCCAGCATGGCCTCAACCTGACCTCTGTCTACAGCCACTTCTTGCCACAGAGGGGACGCCCAGAGGTCACAACAATGCCcatggggcttggagccactGTTGATTACATTTTCTACTCAGCAGAGCCTGTGGAGAGCAAGGCAG
- the ANGEL1 gene encoding protein angel homolog 1 isoform X4, translating to MIGTVLCYVLLPAARLLQALRDAFFTYRKNVLLAKSPSTQIEGVFAATRGRSVPEEQEALLQQWLEEGVGNLPASESVPAVRRVSVSLTSDWLEGSELLMTSLSDLNTSPEVTQCADQQHSELNALASSELQDRAVAELPRLPSEETVTVAGSAPWAAVVPQTDHQTAGCAGINVEVLNDDPAVLAWSLACDAETMPPVLPAQPIQDAVTFYPVPTEVPYHEILWRDWEDLSVQPLKQVSKNTPLFEFRVMSYNILAQDLVEQGLDLYVHCDPDILNWSYRLPNLLQEIQHWDPDVLCLQEVQENHYWEQLEPTFKEMGFACFYKRRTGTKTDGCAVCYKRSRFQLISLSPIEYFRPGLDVLNRDNVGLVLLLQPVLPEGLDLKAVSPLCVANTHVLFNPRRGDIKLAQVALLLAEIDKIARTTEDSYYPVILCGDLNSVPDSPLYKFIRNGELSYHGMPAWKVSGQEDFSQQLYSRKLLAPLWPSSLGVTDKCQYVTLCQPKKPGRREYSRDFLLQFRFCDVACERPPQLVLLEGVTDAKPDRPAHWPKPAAMVKDPDPQPFIPRCSGVIQHGLNLTSVYSHFLPQRGRPEVTTMPMGLGATVDYIFYSAEPVESKAVAPSLCCLKQEFC from the exons aTGATCGGCACCGTGCTCTGCTACGTGCTGTTGCCGGCGGCGCggctcctccaggccctccGAG ATGCTTTCTTTACCTATCGAAAGAATGTGCTTCTGGCGAAGAGCCCGTCCACCCAGATAGAAGGTGTCTTTGCTGCAACCAGAGGAAGATCAGTCCCAGAAGAGCAAGAAGCCCTTCTCCAGCAGTGGCTGGAGGAAGGAGTAGGGAATTTGCCAGCCAGTGAGAGTGTTCCAGCGGTGAGGAGAGTATCAGTTTCACTCACTAGTGACTGGTTAGAAGGTTCAGAGCTATTGATGACCAGCCTCAGTGACCTGAATACATCCCCGGAAGTCACCCAGTGTGCTGATCAGCAGCACTCAGAACTAAATGCCTTGGCTTCTTCAGAACTGCAAGATCGTGCAGTGGCTGAGCTGCCAAGATTACCATCAGAGGAAACAGTGACTGTAGCAGGCAGTGCCCCTTGGGCAGCTGTGGTGCCACAGACAGATCACCAGacagctggctgtgctggtaTCAACGTGGAAGTGCTGAATGATGACCCAGCTGTGCTGGCCTGGAGTTTAGCATGTGATGCAGAGACAATgccaccagtgctcccagcccagcccattcAGGATGCGGTGACGTTTTATCCTGTCCCAACAGAGGTGCCCTACCATG AGATCTTATGGAGAGACTGGGAGGATCTTTCTGTCCAACCCTTAAAGCAGGTCTCAAAAAACACTCCCCTCTTTGAATTTCGAGTCATGTCTTACAACATCCTTGCCCAGGACCTGGTGGAGCAGGGTCTTGATCTCTATGTACACTGTGATCCAGACATCCTGAACTGGAGCTACCGCCTTCCAAACCTTTTGCAGGAGATCCAGCATTGGGATCCTGAT GTTCTGTGTCTCCAGGAGGTGCAAGAGAACCATtactgggagcaactggaaccaaCATTCAAGGAGATGG GCTTTGCTTGCTTCTATAAACGGAGAACCGGGACGAAGACCGATGGATGTGCAGTGTGCTATAAGCGCAGCAGGTTCCAGCTGATCAGTCTCAGCCCCATAGAATACTTCCGGCCTGGCCTGGACGTCCTCAACCGGGATAACGTGGgcttggtgctgctgctgcagcctgtgctccCAGAAGGTCTAGATCTGAAGGCAGTCAGTCCTTTGTGTGTGGCCAATACTCATGTGTTGTTTAACCCCCGTCGAGGAGATATCAAACTGGCCCAGGTGGCCTTGCTGCTAGCAGAGATTGACAAAATTGCAAGAACTACTGAAGACAGCTACTATCCTGTCATCTTGTGTGGAGACCTGAACTCTGTACCTGATTCTCCACTCTACAAATTCATCCGGAATGGTGAACTTTCCTACCATGGGATGCCAGCCTGGAAG GTGTCTGGTCAGGAAGACTTTTCCCAACAATTGTATTCACGGAAGCTGCTGGCTCCACTGTGGCCAAGTTCACTGGGTGTTACAGACAAGTGCCAGTATGTCACCCTGTGTCAGCCAAAGAAACCTG GGAGACGTGAATACAGCCGTGACTTCCTGCTGCAGTTCCGCTTTTGCGATGTTGCCTGTGAACGACCACCACAGCTGGTCCTCCTGGAAGGTGTGACAGATGCTAAACCAG ACCGCCCTGCACACTGGCCCAAGCCTGCTGCCATGGTGAAAGACCCTGATCCCCAGCCATTCATCCCAAG GTGTTCAGGTGTTATCCAGCATGGCCTCAACCTGACCTCTGTCTACAGCCACTTCTTGCCACAGAGGGGACGCCCAGAGGTCACAACAATGCCcatggggcttggagccactGTTGATTACATTTTCTACTCAGCAGAGCCTGTGGAGAGCAAGGCAG TGGCACCTTCTCTCTGCTGCCTGAAACAGGAGTTCTGTTGA
- the ANGEL1 gene encoding protein angel homolog 1 isoform X5, giving the protein MTSLSDLNTSPEVTQCADQQHSELNALASSELQDRAVAELPRLPSEETVTVAGSAPWAAVVPQTDHQTAGCAGINVEVLNDDPAVLAWSLACDAETMPPVLPAQPIQDAVTFYPVPTEVPYHEILWRDWEDLSVQPLKQVSKNTPLFEFRVMSYNILAQDLVEQGLDLYVHCDPDILNWSYRLPNLLQEIQHWDPDVLCLQEVQENHYWEQLEPTFKEMGFACFYKRRTGTKTDGCAVCYKRSRFQLISLSPIEYFRPGLDVLNRDNVGLVLLLQPVLPEGLDLKAVSPLCVANTHVLFNPRRGDIKLAQVALLLAEIDKIARTTEDSYYPVILCGDLNSVPDSPLYKFIRNGELSYHGMPAWKVSGQEDFSQQLYSRKLLAPLWPSSLGVTDKCQYVTLCQPKKPGRREYSRDFLLQFRFCDVACERPPQLVLLEGVTDAKPDRPAHWPKPAAMVKDPDPQPFIPRCSGVIQHGLNLTSVYSHFLPQRGRPEVTTMPMGLGATVDYIFYSAEPVESKAGRRLYKDGALKLLGRLSLLSEDVLLMANGLPNPFCSSDHLCLLASFGLEISSLRES; this is encoded by the exons ATGACCAGCCTCAGTGACCTGAATACATCCCCGGAAGTCACCCAGTGTGCTGATCAGCAGCACTCAGAACTAAATGCCTTGGCTTCTTCAGAACTGCAAGATCGTGCAGTGGCTGAGCTGCCAAGATTACCATCAGAGGAAACAGTGACTGTAGCAGGCAGTGCCCCTTGGGCAGCTGTGGTGCCACAGACAGATCACCAGacagctggctgtgctggtaTCAACGTGGAAGTGCTGAATGATGACCCAGCTGTGCTGGCCTGGAGTTTAGCATGTGATGCAGAGACAATgccaccagtgctcccagcccagcccattcAGGATGCGGTGACGTTTTATCCTGTCCCAACAGAGGTGCCCTACCATG AGATCTTATGGAGAGACTGGGAGGATCTTTCTGTCCAACCCTTAAAGCAGGTCTCAAAAAACACTCCCCTCTTTGAATTTCGAGTCATGTCTTACAACATCCTTGCCCAGGACCTGGTGGAGCAGGGTCTTGATCTCTATGTACACTGTGATCCAGACATCCTGAACTGGAGCTACCGCCTTCCAAACCTTTTGCAGGAGATCCAGCATTGGGATCCTGAT GTTCTGTGTCTCCAGGAGGTGCAAGAGAACCATtactgggagcaactggaaccaaCATTCAAGGAGATGG GCTTTGCTTGCTTCTATAAACGGAGAACCGGGACGAAGACCGATGGATGTGCAGTGTGCTATAAGCGCAGCAGGTTCCAGCTGATCAGTCTCAGCCCCATAGAATACTTCCGGCCTGGCCTGGACGTCCTCAACCGGGATAACGTGGgcttggtgctgctgctgcagcctgtgctccCAGAAGGTCTAGATCTGAAGGCAGTCAGTCCTTTGTGTGTGGCCAATACTCATGTGTTGTTTAACCCCCGTCGAGGAGATATCAAACTGGCCCAGGTGGCCTTGCTGCTAGCAGAGATTGACAAAATTGCAAGAACTACTGAAGACAGCTACTATCCTGTCATCTTGTGTGGAGACCTGAACTCTGTACCTGATTCTCCACTCTACAAATTCATCCGGAATGGTGAACTTTCCTACCATGGGATGCCAGCCTGGAAG GTGTCTGGTCAGGAAGACTTTTCCCAACAATTGTATTCACGGAAGCTGCTGGCTCCACTGTGGCCAAGTTCACTGGGTGTTACAGACAAGTGCCAGTATGTCACCCTGTGTCAGCCAAAGAAACCTG GGAGACGTGAATACAGCCGTGACTTCCTGCTGCAGTTCCGCTTTTGCGATGTTGCCTGTGAACGACCACCACAGCTGGTCCTCCTGGAAGGTGTGACAGATGCTAAACCAG ACCGCCCTGCACACTGGCCCAAGCCTGCTGCCATGGTGAAAGACCCTGATCCCCAGCCATTCATCCCAAG GTGTTCAGGTGTTATCCAGCATGGCCTCAACCTGACCTCTGTCTACAGCCACTTCTTGCCACAGAGGGGACGCCCAGAGGTCACAACAATGCCcatggggcttggagccactGTTGATTACATTTTCTACTCAGCAGAGCCTGTGGAGAGCAAGGCAG GTCGCAGGCTGTACAAGGATGGAGCCCTGAAGCTGCTTGGCcgtctttctcttctctctgaaGATGTCCTCTTGATGGCAAATGGCTTACCAAATCCTTTTTGTTCATCTGATCATCTCTGCCTGCTGGCTAGCTTTGGCTTGGAGATCTCCAGCCTCAGAGAGAGTTAG